ttggtttaaGGTATCTCGCAAGAGAAAGTGGTCTGGGTAGAAAATAAAATCCATCTTTAAATAGTGTTtgatttggtttttttttattagtttttgaACTGATAATTGATTTAGTGTATACAAGCTACTTTCAAATCTGCTATTAATGTAAAGTATATATTCAAAACTATTAGAAAATACTAATTTTGGTGTACTGTATTTCCTAAAACAGCACCAGCTGTACAGGTACAGATACTGTTTCCAAGTTCGGACATCTATGAAACTCGTAAGAGGCTTTAAACTTGTCAAATATTGGGTTTTAATTGTTTATCAGGTGTGTATCTTTGACTCCAGTCATATCAGACATAGGTTAACTGCAGGTTAATCAATTATTGACCAGCATCAGTAGTAATATGATATAGCTATGTGTATGCTTGTATGTGACCTGAATTCATACAACCTCAATGCTCTTGTTTTGCGATTATATCGTTGTGTAAAATGAGATCGTGACAATTATCGGTCGTGTTTCTtggtttaaaattttatttcatgtttggTTATTTATGATTGTTTTTTCTGTATAACCGTGTCCCAGTCTGGCCAGAACGTCTCCTTCATTCGATCACAGTATTCACAAAGGTTTGGATATTCTGTAAAAGAGCAATCATACTATTAGGGTTTGCCTGcatataattgtattatatttaaGTACATATACCAAACTTTGCCATACTTGTTTGTGGTCTACATCGATTTTATGCCTTTAAGGTAAGCTAATTCTTTTTTTAAAGGACCTGCTTAAACTATGTAATATTACCGAAAGTTATTTTGAATAATGCAATTTCAAATTTAAggaatatttatattaataaaatcaatcatggaaatttgtttttgcttattacttttttatttaaaagatttGAATTTTAAAGGGTATATGAATAAAAGACAATCACTTCGACGgggaaaataaatcaaatcttTAATGACAAATTGTGGTTATTAATAAAACCTACCCTTAATGACGGACTTCCCAAACCCTCCAAATGACGCCCACCTAATCTCGGCCAGAATTCCGAATATGGCACAGTCAAATTTGCACGCTTTTTCACCAAACAGAAATTTCTTTGATCCTGAATAAACAACAGTTAACTATGTTTCATTGAGGTAGcaattaaacaaataaagtgTAATGTATATGGAATGGTATTGCGTTCGCCTTTGACTAAAGTCCCCCAATAAGTATCAGTATCATATGATAGCCACTTTACCCGCTATTActaaaaaaagtatatcaaactATATAATTAACACTTAGTGGTAGATTGACTACAATTGTTTTGTCGCAGCAATGTGGCTGTATTGGGAAGGAAAGAGCAAGCAAATCATCTTTTTTGTTGTAAGTCTCTTGGGTGGCCGCTAAATACAGGTTCGACTTATGGGAAGGCGAGTGAttacaattaatattttgttaaacgTCTCTTTGGTGGCCGGTTAAATACAGGTTTTActtaacaattaatattttgttaaacgTCTCTTTGGTGGCCGGTTAatacaggttttactgtatttggaAGGCGAATGATAGCATCCTTGGGTGACCGCTCAATACAGGATCAACTGTATTGGGAAGGCGTTTGATAGCAAATGACATTTTGAAGAAAAGAAGTGATTGGTCAGTATTCTACTGAACCGTATACATACCTAGATAGTAAGACAATGACTTGAGATCTTCTGACATAATATGACGGATTTCGTCAGGCGAATATCGCCCTATGCCGTGAGTGTACAACGCCTTCCGTATACTGCGTTTGAAAATCGCcctataataaattaaaatatatagagtTGAAAGAGACGTGCTTATTTGTTCTGTGTTGTATCTATGGAAAAATACGAGAGCATCATAATGGTAATACAAAAAGGAAAATGTGCTCTCTCCTAGCATGAATGACGTCACCACATAATGAACGAATGGCCATTCGTATTTTTAACAAATTACATTTATGACAATGAATGCGGAAGGGTGATCTTGTGCATTCAAATAGAAAGTCGGCGGAAGCTAGAATCATTGAAAATAACTTACGTCATTAGTGAAGACATGCCGAAAGACTTCCACCCTTCACAGGTTTCATCAAACACCCATCGATCTATTACGAAACACCTAGACAATCAAAAAccgaaaaaaataattcaatgaaaATGGTATTTTACCACATTTATATGCATAATGCACACAGATGTACAAAAGTAATTGGGCCAACCAATTAAGACAACATTACGAAAAGGTTGAACGAAGTCAAAAGACTGAGGTTTTCCCCATTCATTTATAGCACCTAGGCCATAACAcaaatattaattgtttatattACTGGAATTCCGTCCATAAAAGTCAACTAATATCAGTATAATTAAACTaaacaataaattaaacaatagcatttgttgaaaatattacattgaATCAGAATGGACGCACCAGTATGTATTTTCCTCCGCCATTTTCTGAAAGGCCCTGCCGATTCCAAT
This genomic window from Argopecten irradians isolate NY chromosome 4, Ai_NY, whole genome shotgun sequence contains:
- the LOC138321885 gene encoding failed axon connections homolog, whose amino-acid sequence is MALAKVTDVIADLPVGVRAVGGTVLTGAVLAAVWRVLKGRHSKSKVYPPNTIVIHQMVRGPHVPSLTPFAIKLETYFRMEGIPYEVEHSLFRRAKKTQKIPFLEYNGEEIPDSEFILEFLSKEKNFDLNKGLTPEQIGIGRAFQKMAEENTYWCFVIDRWVFDETCEGWKSFGMSSLMTAIFKRSIRKALYTHGIGRYSPDEIRHIMSEDLKSLSYYLGSKKFLFGEKACKFDCAIFGILAEIRWASFGGFGKSVIKEYPNLCEYCDRMKETFWPDWDTVIQKKQS